In Lodderomyces elongisporus chromosome 1, complete sequence, a genomic segment contains:
- the CMC4 gene encoding Cx9C motif-containing protein 4, mitochondrial → MESQASQASQACQAKACAIQDCLQGNGYNEAKCTKYIDDLYQCCKNFYEENGVDAKSVCCPKFKLLQLKLKQRSLGQIDATLLENKRH, encoded by the exons ATGG AATCACAAGCTTCACAAGCTTCACAAGCGTGTCAAGCGAAAGCATGTGCCATACAAGATTGTCTCCAGGGAAATGGGTACAATGAGGCAAAATGTACGAAGTACATCGACGACCTTTACCAGTGCTGCAAAAATTTTTATGAGGAAAATGGTGTTGACGCCAAAAGCGTATGCTGtccaaaattcaaattacTACAATTAAAGCTCAAGCAAAGATCGCTAGGTCAAATAGATGCAACCTTACTAGAAAATAAACGACATTGA